In one Dermacentor albipictus isolate Rhodes 1998 colony chromosome 4, USDA_Dalb.pri_finalv2, whole genome shotgun sequence genomic region, the following are encoded:
- the LOC135895811 gene encoding (3R)-3-hydroxyacyl-CoA dehydrogenase-like: MHMALSGRLALVTGGASGIGEAVCRTLAAEGATVVVADRQLEAATKVTKSLSGDAKHQTHYVDVGDSSSVEQLFSAMRNMSDLPLGIVVNCAGIFVQVPLVDCSDETFDEMIRINLRGTFLVTRAAAREMMRSGNALPDGGAAIVNISSVAAKSGWSLGSAYSAAKAGVVALTKSAAQELAAHGIRCNAVLPGMVATPMTAPLTEEAKERVKSMTALRRPAQPSEIAEAVRFLCLPTASSFVTGAAMEVTGGLMM, from the exons ATGCATATGGCTCTCAGCGGACGTCTGGCCCTGGTGACGGGGGGTGCCAGTGGCATCGGTGAAGCAGTTTGCCGAACCTTAGCCGCGGAAGGTGCAACCGTGGTCGTCGCCGACAGGCAGCTTGAAGCAGCAACGAAAGTGACCAAGTCTTTGTCAG GAGACGCCAAACACCAGACCCACTACGTGGACGTCGGTGACTCGTCCTCCGTGGAGCAGCTCTTCAGCGCCATGAGAAACATGTCTGATCTACCACTCGGAATCGTTGTCAACTGTGCTGGCATTTTTGTTCAAGTGCCACTGGTAGACTGCAGCGACGAAACGTTCGACGAAATGATAAGAATCAACCTGCGG GGCACTTTCCTGGTGACCCGCGCAGCCGCCCGCGAGATGATGCGCTCGGGAAATGCCCTGCCTGACGGCGGAGCAGCCATCGTGAATATCTCCAGTGTCGCCGCCAAGAGCGGCTGGTCGCTCGGCTCGGCCTACAGTGCCGCCAAGGCCGGTGTGGTGGCCCTCACCAAGTCGGCCGCGCAGGAACTGGCGGCTCACGGCATTCGCTGCAACGCTGTGCTGCCCGGCATGGTAGCAACGCCCATGACGGCGCCCTTGACCGAGGAAGCTAAAGAGCGCGTTAAGTCAATGACTGCGCTTAGGAGACCCGCGCAGCCCAGCGAGATTGCCGAGGCCGTCAGGTTCCTGTGTTTGCCAACTGCTAGTTCCTTCGTCACGGGAGCTGCCATGGAAGTCACCGGCGGACTGATGATGTGA